The Ochotona princeps isolate mOchPri1 chromosome 23, mOchPri1.hap1, whole genome shotgun sequence genome includes a window with the following:
- the UGT3A1 gene encoding UDP-glucuronosyltransferase 3A1 isoform X3 — protein MEEALHGRGTFENLLKLMEQLGFQCSHLLRRRDILESLRSENFDLIVVEIFDYCPLLLAEKLGKPFVSLLASSFGALDFGLPSPLSYVPVFSSLLTDHMNFWGRVKNFLTFFGFSMKQRKLQSMFDNSIKEHFREGSRPILSHLLEKAELWFVNSDFAFEFARPLNPNTVYVGGLMVKPIKPIPQDLENFIAKFGDSGFILVALGSMVSTYETQEILKEMNSAFAQLSQGVIWKCKHSHWNKDVKWAPNVKVMDWLPQSDLLAHPSIRLFVTHGGQNSIMEAIQHGVPMVGIPLFGDQPENIVRIEAKKLGVSIQLHNLKAETLALMMKQVIEDKRYKAAAVAASVIRHSHPLTASQRLVGWIDHILQTRGAAHLKPYASQQQWHEHYLLDVCLFLLGSTLGSAWLAGKLLSMVAKWLRGAKKLKEM, from the exons ATGGAAGAAGCACTGCATGGCAG aggaACTTTCGAAAACTTGCTAAAGTTAATGGAACAACTGGGGTTTCAGTGCAGTCATTTGCTTAGGAGAAGGGATATCCTGGAGTCCCTGAGGAGTGAGAACTTCGACCTGATAGTCGTGGAGATCTTTGACTactgtcctcttctgcttgctGAGAAGCTTGGGAAGCCGTTTGTGTCTCTTCTAGCCTCCTCGTTTGGCGCCTTGGATTTTGGGCTTCCAAGCCCGCTGTCTTATGTGCCAGTGTTCAGTTCTTTGCTGACCGACCACATGAACTTCTGGGGCCGGGTGAAGAATTTCCTAACCTTTTTTGGTTTCTCCATGAAGCAACGAAAATTGCAGTCTATGTTCGATAACAGCATCAAGGAGCATTTCCGGGAAGGCTCCAGGCCAATTCTGTCTCACCTTTTAGAGAAAGCAGAGCTCTGGTTTGTGAACTCTGATTTTGCCTTTGAATTTGCCCGGCCCCTGAATCCCAACACTGTATATGTTGGAGGATTAATGGTGAAACCTATTAAGCCAATACCACAA GACTTGGAGAACTTCATCGCTAAGTTTGGGGACTCGGGTTTCATTCTTGTGGCCCTTGGGTCCATGGTGAGCACCTATGAGACCCAGGAAATACTCAAGGAAATGAACAGTGCCTTTGCCCAGCTCTCACAAGGGGTAATATGGAAATGTAAGCATTCACATTGGAACAAAGATGTCAAGTGGGCTCCCAATGTGAAAGTCATGGATTGGCTTCCTCAGAGTGACCTCCTAG CTCACCCTAGCATCCGTCTGTTTGTCACTCATGGTGGGCAAAACAGCATCATGGAGGCCATCCAGCACGGTGTGCCCATGGTGGGGATTCCTCTCTTTGGAGACCAACCTGAAAACATTGTCAGAATAGAAGCTAAAAAGCTTGGTGTGTCTATTCAGTTGCATAACCTCAAGGCAGAGACCTTGGCTCTTATGATGAAACAAGTCATTGAAGACAAGAG GTACAaggctgcagctgtggctgccaGTGTCATCAggcactcccaccccctgacagcaTCCCAGAGGCTGGTGGGCTGGATCGACCACATTCTCCAGACACGCGGGGCAGCGCACCTCAAACCCTACGCCTCCCAGCAGCAGTGGCACGAGCACTACCTGCTTGACGTCTGCTTGTTCTTGCTGGGGTCCACTCTGGGCTCTGCTTGGCTTGCTGGGAAGCTGTTGAGCATGGTGGCCAAGTGGTTGCGTGGGGCCAAGAAGCTGAAAGAGatgtga